The Trichoderma atroviride chromosome 5, complete sequence genome contains a region encoding:
- a CDS encoding uncharacterized protein (CAZy:AA1): MKDENLTIHWHGLSQAAYPFSDGTPLASQWPIPPLHFFDYELKAPNGSAGTYFYHSHVGFQPSTATGAIIVQDPQSPPYETDGERIVFLQEFWNQTDQQVVKGLESNPLVWTGEPNGWLINGKGISNYGIVDPSSAALSVIEVDPGKTYRFRFVAATALSLALFGFQDHTELDIIAADGGYTKPQNVSVLQMGSGQRYDALLKTKSCDELRKLGKLDYYVQLESRDRTAVVTNYAILRYSNQCGLLGINRLPTHKNPKTSPIKLPPTVNGYLDYQLQPLQVEDDFPSSSEVTRRVMINIQQVANGYFLWSLNNNTWTEDGSDPVPHTTPSEPYLVALYENQTQYLPNYEAALANNGLDPQTKTYPALLGEVIDIVFQQYGAAESVNPNIGGSLDTHPWHAHGSHYWDIGGGDGAWDADTMEKQLAGTTPVRRDTTMLYRYTTTTAPDQKQGWRAWRLRVDQPGVWMVHCHLIHHMIQGMQTVWVHGNAEDIMKLGELDVEGYLTYGGNVNGNITYAPEVIHFNELD, from the exons ATGAAAGACGAAAATCTTACAATC CACTGGCACGGACTTTCTCAAGCAGCTTACCCATTCTCTGATGGAACACCGCTTGCCAGCCAGTGGCCCATCCCGCCCCTACACTTCTTCGACTACGAGCTCAAAGCTCCAAACGGATCAGCTGGTACCTATTTTTATCACTCACATGTCGGCTTTCAACCAAGCACTGCGACGGGAGCCATTATCGTACAGGATCCTCAGTCACCGCCCTACGAAACAGACGGCGAGAGAATCGTTTTCCTTCAAGAATTTTGGAACCAAACGGACCAACAGGTTGTCAAAGGATTGGAGTCTAACCCTCTCGTTTGGACTGGAGAGCCCAACGGATGGCTGATCAACGGGAAAGGCATAAGCAATTATGGCATCGTTGACCCGTCTTCTGCAGCTCTTAGTGTCATTGAGGTTGATCCAGGGAAGACCTATCGATTTCGATTTGTTGCGGCAACCGCATTGTCACTTGCTCTATTTGGGTTCCAAGATCATACTGAGCTTGATATTATTGCCGCGGACGGGGGTTATACCAAACCTCAAAATGTGAGCGTCCTGCAGATGGGCTCAGGGCAGAGATACGATGCATTACTCAAAACCAAGTCATGTGATGAACTTAGGAAGCTGGGCAAGCTTGACTATTACGTTCAGTTGGAAAGTCGCGATAGAACCGCTGTGGTAACAAACTACGCGATCCTTCGGTATTCTAACCAATGTGGGCTTCTGGGCATAAATAGGCTTCCCACGCATAAGAATCCCAAGACTTCTCCCATCAAGCTTCCACCAACGGTTAATGGCTACCTCGACTACCAACTACAGCCGCTTCAAGTCGAAGACGATTTTCCATCATCGTCCGAAGTCACTCGGCGCGTCATGATCAACATTCAACAAGTTGCAAATGGCTATTTCCTGTGGTCACTCAATAACAACACCTGGACTGAAGATGGATCTGATCCCGTGCCTCATACAACCCCATCAGAGCCATACTTGGTTGCTCTTTACGAAAACCAAACTCAATATTTGCCAAACTACGAAGCTGCCTTAGCCAACAATGGACTGGACCCTCAAACAAAAACCTACCCTGCTCTCCTCGGAGAAGTCATTGATATCGTTTTTCAGCAATACGGTGCAGCCGAGTCTGTGAATCCCAATATTGGCGGGTCACTCGATACCCATCCCTGGCATGCTCATGGCTCTCACTACTGGGATAtcggcggcggagatggagCATGGGACGCCGATACaatggagaagcagctggcggGGACGACGCCCGTCCGTCGGGATACGACCATGCTCTATCGATACACTACAACGACAGCTCCAGACCAGAAGCAGGGATGGCGAGCGTGGAGGCTTCGCGTGGATCAGCCTGGTGTATGGATGGTTCACTGCCACCTTATACACCATATGATTCAAGGCATGCAGACAGTTTGGGTGCATGGCAACGCAGAGGATATCATGAAGTTGGGTGAGCTAGATGTGGAAGGCTATCTAACGTACGGTGGAAATGTAAATGGCAATATCACATATGCGCCAGAAGTTATACATTTTAATGAACTAGATTAG
- a CDS encoding uncharacterized protein (EggNog:ENOG41): MTLLATSITAAPAPESGNQATTSVSLNFDFNHLLGPAELDAALSRYDPKDVGFSRTSFNTTKASVLSARTPQGFCGDSSFGCATSGGSPLILDCFYMYNVLMSRDEEWDLYSASGSRTIAWVGTCCFEATNHFDLATAYIGGLDIADLTRDSINKCRSGDYIGASGEMLCPARIVPENCIVRLSLLSVPEFIY, from the coding sequence ATGACGCTGCTTGCCACCTCCATAACTGCAGCTCCCGCGCCAGAATCTGGCAATCAGGCCACCACGTCTGTTAGTCTCAACTTTGACTTTAATCACCTCCTTGGACCGGCCGAGTTAGATGCGGCCCTCTCCAGATACGACCCAAAAGATGTAGGATTTTCACGAACTTCTTTCAACACCACAAAGGCAAGCGTTCTCTCTGCTAGAACCCCGCAAGGCTTCTGCGGTGATTCCAGCTTTGGCTGCGCTACCAGCGGTGGTTCTCCCCTAATTCTTGACTGCTTTTATATGTATAACGTCTTGATGTCAAGAGATGAAGAGTGGGATCTCTATTCCGCTTCCGGTTCTCGCACCATCGCCTGGGTTGGGACATGTTGCTTCGAGGCCACTAACCACTTCGATTTGGCTACTGCCTATATTGGTGGCTTGGATATCGCTGACCTCACACGGGATTCTATCAACAAGTGCAGGTCTGGTGACTATATCGGTGCTTCAGGAGAGATGCTTTGTCCAGCTCGAATTGTTCCTGAGAATTGCATTGTAAGACTTTCACTCCTCAGTGTGCCTGAATTCATATACTGa
- a CDS encoding uncharacterized protein (EggNog:ENOG41~TransMembrane:12 (i51-73o93-109i116-134o146-167i174-193o205-225i283-305o311-332i353-376o382-407i414-436o448-469i)), whose amino-acid sequence MDQEKPSQRELGTSSQLASTQLTTNEAIDWAQHPSNPFNWLLWQKWTTMGIACWVTFIVGLNATSITTASAPISSKFHLSNSALDVSFFPSTAWNAAAAVAPLVTLPLMDTYGVRAGYVTYFILFCIFLIPQALAENFATLVVCRVFAGIFGGTVQNAADGIAANMFPSHSERALPLTVYVLSLLLGVTMGPVLGAVEEPLGWRWIIWIQLIICGASIPLVVVFMRESRGSVIRSRLHKAGIVADQDEIKESPARILTETIFRSGVLLTTEPTIISMTTWSSFTFGLIFISTQSVPLVFTDIYGWSDASGGIVQVSIGIGQLLGFAACLVQNKVYTRSAASNKEAVGAPLPESILYLSIPSTAIALAGGLFMYGWGIFQSHWIVPAIGLGLTGFAIITVVHAVTIYVTDEYAACAASAIAAVAFGENLFAAFLPLAAKPMYLRLGFQWASTLLAFVALLLTLAPIMIVFRRRGVRHKPIMVSRQPDVRPGL is encoded by the exons ATGGACCAAGAAAAGCCTTCACAGCGAGAGCTGGGTACTTCGTCGCAGTTGGCTTCAACCCAGCTTACGACCAACGAAGCAATTGACTGGGCTCAGCATCCCTCCAATCCCTTCAATTGGTTGTTGTGGCAAAAATGGACAACCATGGGCATAGCATGCTGGGTTACATTTATCGTTGGACTTAATGCCACCTCCATCACGACAGCCTCAGCTCCGATTTCATCCAAATTCCACTTGTCGAATAGCGCTCTCGACGTCAGTTTTTTCCCTTCGACCGCATGGAATGCCGCAGCGGCCGTCGCTCCCTTGGTCACGCTGCCTTTGATGGATACATATGGAGTGAGGGCTGGATATGTG ACATACTTCATTTTATTCTGCATCTTCCTCATACCGCAAGCTTTAGCTGAAAACTTCGCAACCCTTGTGGTCTGTCGCGTGTTTGCTGGTATTTTTGGCGGTACTGTGCAGAATGCAGCTGATGGCATTGCTGCCAACATGTTTCCATCTCACTCCGAACGCGCGTTGCCCTTGACTGTGTACGTACTTTCGCTTCTTTTAGGTGTTACAATGGGCCCTGTCTTGGGCGCCGTGGAGGAGCCGCTGGGATGGCGCTG GATCATCTGGATTCAACTCATCATCTGTGGAGCATCTATCCCTCTTGTCGTCGTATTTATGAGAGAGAGTAGAGGCTCCGTTATCCGTAGCCGTCTTCATAAAGCTGGCATAGTGGCTGATCAGGATGAGATCAAAGAATCTCCGGCGAGGATTCTCACGGAAACTATTTTCCGCAGTGGTGTACTTCTCACTACGGAGCCGACAATCATATCCATGACCACCTGGTCTTCATTCACATTCGgccttatttttatttcaaCACAGTCGGTACCACTTGTCTTCACAGATATTTACGGCTGGTCCGATGCCAGTGGTGGTATTGTGCAAGTCAGCATTGGGATAGGGCAGCTTTTAGGGTTCGCAGCCTGTTTGGTACAGAACAAGGTCTACACTCGTAGTGCAGCCTCTAACAAGGAAGCAGTGGGAGCGCCATTACCCGAGTCTATTTTGTACCTTTCAATCCCTAGCACGGCTATTGCTCTGGCCGGTGGGCTTTTCATGTACGGCTGGGGCATTTTCCAGTCTCACTGGATTGTCCCGGCAATAGGATTGGGTCTTACTGGGTTTGCAATTATCACAGTTGTGCATGCTGTTACCATATACGTTACCGATGAGTATGCAGCTTGTGCCGCGAGCGCCATTGCAGCCGTGGCATTTGGGGAGAATCTCTTTGCAGCATTTCTCCCGCTGGCTGCAAAGCCGATGTACTTGCGTTTAGGTTTCCAGTGGGCAAGCACATTGCTAGCATTTGTTGCGTTGCTATTGACGTTGGCGCCGATCATGATTGTATTTAGAAGGCGTGGTGTTAGACACAAGCCCATTATGGTCAGCAGACAACCTGATGTGCGGCCTGGGCTATAA
- a CDS encoding uncharacterized protein (EggNog:ENOG41) encodes MAGDENELVQPCHDPDLDTFLPPGYQDQSPLLEDDITQRSISTQIPSAQFSEQPYDSVTKDHLELQYCLNDELWGSDNVASAALCASRTVAPVDASSRVPDLPSSQSGSVANEDVSQENVTPLLNESFTTPPILSYTCWESGIQSAQSDFGHSNLNANPPKIGTRFSRESSKVLTRWFESHYNYPYPSKEETETLQDQTGLSKTQIKNWLANTRRREKMHQSVQSSRKATPGFNSNNVPIDIPRRPDTPTVRTKNAHQAMGPLERWVDSPPESEPATVTAIAKAVQRATSSQSELLSKAIDDGSGHSINESSDNSYGTSSGSSLTSIYSYGSSDSFTGMPAPVRSKSRRRKRRLIPRPRRSLMGNKQHPFQCTFCAESFKTKYDWQRHEKTLHIPLERWMCSPDGPRAINGENGQLVCVFCGKPEPTDVHINSHNPNSCQERIFNRKDHLKQHLHLVHKSKLVDAVTEGWKKSTTIIRSRCGFCGIHLDSWNDRVEHLADHFKMGKTMANWKGDWGFEDAIIDTLENALPPYLLGEERSSPFPFEASDISPESPRSAYELLVVELSCFVETYQDRTGQIPGNDAMQLEACRIIFASEILSLEVDTQPSWLRDLILSNEIITTQAQFLPIRTPSEGRLRTLEIRGKKTLFEECPLEAQLHNFVLTEALVNQKTISDASLQVESRKILTEMQRSLQLSLSDLVYTWLMALIQSSSTNWLDHFRQRVYLPAPQNSSSSVPSTLIGHLAPWTTSGTILDYPYTDTTKFDTLRIFNEEATNDGSRNKKALLGEPGSTWSANPGANTPSPSQQSFTPMAPTLGEEFFTHGPVSFGTAASSGPEAGKSASPSNQVDAGSQTQNNGVQMGAYRLHDPNFYKWLGRELGRWVTSIMSPNNPNCHVPSDKEIQHHARFLMYDDDDPWNQTVADNPEWLHRFKVGVGIMTDKI; translated from the exons ATGGCAGGAGATGAGAATGAATTGGTCCAGCCTTGCCACGACCCAGACCTCGACACTTTTCTACCCCCGGGGTATCAGGATCAATCGCCACTCCTAGAAGACGACATCACACAACGCAGCATCTCGACTCAAATCCCAAGCGCACAATTTTCGGAGCAACCTTACGATTCAGTAACTAAAGATCACCTAGAACTTCAATACTGCCTCAATGATGAACTTTGGGGCTCTGACAATGTGGCATCAGCGGCGCTATGTGCATCTCGCACTGTAGCTCCAGTGGATGCTAGTTCTCGCGTGCCTGATCTGCCATCAAGTCAGAGCGGTTCAGTCGCAAATGAAGATGTCTCTCAAGAAAACGTCACACCTCTACTAAATGAGTCGTTTACGACGCCACCAATACTGTCTTATACGTGTTGGGAATCGGGCATCCAATCTGCACAATCTGACTTTGGCCATTCCAATCTCAATGCGAATCCCCCAAAGATAGGCACACGCTTCTCTAGAGAATCATCCAAAGTATTAACGCGGTGGTTTGAGAGTCACTATAATTATCCATATccaagcaaagaagaaacagaaacgCTGCAGGATCAGACCGGCCTATCCAAAACGCAGATCAAAAACTGGCTCGCCAATACCAGGCGGCGAGAAAAGATGCACCAGAGCGTACAGTCCTCGCGGAAGGCAACACCTGGATTTAACTCCAATAACGTGCCCATAGATATCCCCAGACGACCCGATACACCTACAGTCCGGACAAAGAATGCTCACCAGGCCATGGGGCCTCTTGAACGCTGGGTTGACTCACCTCCAGAGAGTGAGCCTGCAACGGTCACTGCTATTGCCAAAGCAGTCCAGCGTGCTACGTCGTCACAAA GTGAGCTATTGTCGAAAGCCATAGACGACGGGTCCGGTCACTCTATCAACGAATCGTCAGACAATAGCTATGGCACATCTAGTGGTAGCTCACTTACCTCTATATACTCATATGGATCCAGTGACTCTTTCACGGGGATGCCGGCTCCTGTGCGTAGCAAGTCACGACGTCGAAAGCGCAGGTTGATTCCAAGGCCGAGGAGATCTCTTATGGGCAATAAACAGCATCCATTTCAATGCACATTCTGTGCGGAATCATTCAAAACTAAATACGACTGGCAGCGGCATGAAAAGACTCTGCACATACCTCTTGAACGATGGATGTGCTCTCCAGATGGACCTCGGGCCATCAACGGCGAAAACGGCCAGCTGGTCTGTGTCTTCTGTGGTAAACCAGAGCCGACCGATGTCCATATCAATAGCCATAATCCGAACTCTTGTCAAGAACGAATATTTAATAGAAAAGACCATCTTAAACAACATTTACACCTGGTACACAAATCGAAGCTAGTAGACGCGGTTACAGAAGGCTGGAAAAAGTCGACTACGATAATTCGATCACGCTGTGGATTTTGTGGAATCCATCTGGATTCGTGGAACGACCGAGTGGAGCATTTAGCTGACCATTTCAAAATGGGCAAGACTATGGCTAATTGGAAGGGTGATTGGGGCTTCGAAGATGCCATTATAGACACACTCGAAAACGCCCTTCCACCAT ATCTCCTCggtgaagaaagaagcagtCCGTTTCCATTCGAAGCAAGCGACATTTCACCAGAGTCCCCTCGTTCTGCCTACGAACTActcgtcgtcgagctctCGTGCTTTGTCGAGACTTATCAAGACAGAACTGGGCAGATTCCTGGTAATGACGCTATGCAACTCGAAGCTTGTCGCATCATTTTCGCCTCTGAGATATTGTCGCTGGAAGTAGATACACAGCCTTCGTGGCTGCGTgacttgatcttgtcaaacGAGATTATTACTACTCAAGCACAGTTTCTTCCTATACGAACACCATCCGAGGGAAGGCTTCGAACACTCGAGATTAGAGGAAAGAAAACGCTATTCGAAGAATGCCCTCTTGAGGCGCAACTTCATAACTTTGTTCTTACAGAGGCTCTGGTTAATCAGAAAACCATCTCCGATGCGAGTTTACAAGTTGAGAGTCGGAAAATACTCACAGAAATGCAACGAAGCTTACAGTTGTCCTTGTCCGATTTAGTGTACACGTggttgatggcgttgatacaATCATCCTCGACTAATTGGCTCGATCACTTTAGACAACGCGTGTATCTTCCCGCCCCTCAAAATAGTAGCTCATCTGTACCCTCGACTTTGATCGGCCATTTGGCCCCTTGGACGACGTCTGGCACGATTCTGGACTATCCGTATACTGATACTACGAAGTTTGACACTCTCAGGATATTTAATGAAGAGGCTACCAATGACGGTAGTCGAAATAAGAAAGCTTTGCTTGGGGAGCCAGGTTCCACCTGGTCTGCAAATCCCGGGGCTAACACGCCCTCACCATCACAGCAATCCTTTACACCCATGGCCCCGACATTGGGCGAAGAGTTCTTCACCCACGGGCCGGTAAGTTTTGGAACAGCGGCTAGTTCTGGTCCAGAGGCAGGCAAAAGCGCGTCCCCTTCAAATCAAGTGGATGCTGGCTCACAGACTCAAAACAATGGCGTTCAGATGGGAGCTTATAGGCTCCATGATCCCAATTTTTACAAGTGGTTGGGTCGAGAGCTGGGACGCTGGGTTACTTCCATCATGTCTCCAAATAACCCAAATTGCCATGTACCGTCCGACAAGGAGATACAGCATCATGCTCGCTTTTTGATGTATGACGA CGATGATCCGTGGAATCAGACAGTTGCCGATAATCCAGAGTGGTTGCACCGTTTCAAGGTCGGTGTTGGTATTATGACGGATAAAATTTGA
- a CDS encoding uncharacterized protein (EggNog:ENOG41): MQLAQFIVQRLRLANEAMNSKVFSHVPLSTNGHHIRLVKIKAVQDHGANELMLDLAVHQFTDNIAYNAVSYEWGNAEAAAQIQINNQAVSIRQNLYDFLEILSQSAYQDEWLFIDAICIDQGNILERNAQVQRMGDIYRQARVVLVWLGPATPESDVIFDMCETHVVSAEHDALATISWEGEIGDALDTIYQRSYWTRLWIIQELLLAKSIIFFCGPKLTTWSVFRRLPRSVKGIFYEGGFTGMDIKLGSTPRGRHARSLLGALEERSSKKDRAEQQLYKLVVDFGNAKCLDNRDRVFGLLGLAGQKSTERQSLDVLADYSAEPSELFVRLLSNMPRELNIYAARDIFDILQLYTDLSVFTEDGQIVNKTSATILELSFEVDFVHLGHLKHVSASTCDWCEMWKEREDAREKDAEASSYQGCAVHEIQAGKSQTSWAAHNVGPYHAVWPKDCCVVSKDTSVCEGDDIFVLMGTNLALIQHIENEAEVRFELGYMAYTGDIDSITTASQKLAKYLSRLPRRVVDLGWLTNSSGKNLEKKITQQYTLTDVVLIVAHAATHHNHWSQDL; this comes from the coding sequence ATGCAGCTTGCGCAGTTTATTGTACAGCGTCTTCGCCTCGCTAATGAAGCAATGAACTCCAAAGTCTTCTCCCATGTCCCTCTTTCCACCAATGGCCACCATATTAGGCTTGTCAAGATCAAAGCTGTGCAAGACCATGGAGCAAATGAACTCATGTTGGATCTAGCCGTCCACCAGTTCACAGACAACATTGCATACAACGCGGTGTCATACGAGTGGGGTAATGCTGAGGCGGCAGCCCAAATCCAAATCAACAATCAAGCCGTTTCAATTCGCCAAAATCTTTACGACTTTCTCGAAATACTATCCCAATCTGCTTATCAAGATGAATGGTTGTTTATAGATGCCATATGCATTGATCAAGGCAATATCCTCGAGCGAAATGCCCAGGTTCAGCGTATGGGAGATATCTACCGACAAGCTCGAGTAGTCCTCGTCTGGCTGGGGCCAGCCACGCCGGAGAGCGATGTCATCTTTGACATGTGCGAGACACATGTTGTGTCCGCTGAACATGATGCTTTAGCAACAATCAGCTGGGAAGGAGAGATCGGCGACGCTCTAGACACAATCTATCAACGAAGCTACTGGACTCGACTTTGGATTATTCAAGAGCTGTTACTCGCAAAGTCAatcattttcttttgcggTCCAAAGCTTACAACCTGGTCGGTATTCAGGCGTCTCCCGAGATCAGTAAAGGGCATATTCTACGAAGGGGGCTTCACAGGCATGGATATCAAACTTGGGAGCACACCTCGAGGACGCCACGCCCGGTCTTTACTGGGTGCACTAGAAGAGCGGAGTTCCAAGAAAGATCGAGCAGAGCAACAGCTTTATAAGCTGGTTGTTGATTTTGGAAATGCAAAATGTTTGGACAATCGAGATCGTGTATTTGGCCTGCTCGGCCTCGCAGGTCAGAAATCCACTGAGAGACAATCACTAGACGTTCTTGCCGACTATTCGGCAGAGCCTTCTGAACTCTTTGTGCGTCTACTTAGCAATATGCCTCGAGAGCTCAACATCTATGCCGCTCGAGATATTTTCGACATATTGCAGCTTTATACAGATCTATCCGTATTCACCGAAGACGGCCAAATTGTGAATAAAACTTCGGCAACAATCTTAGAGCTGAGCTTCGAAGTCGATTTTGTCCATCTCGGACATCTTAAGCATGTGTCAGCCTCGACATGTGATTGGTGCGAGATGTGGAAAGAGCGCGAAGACGCAAGAGAGAAGGATgctgaagcttcttcatatCAGGGCTGCGCGGTTCACGAGATTCAAGCCGGTAAATCTCAGACTTCGTGGGCAGCACACAATGTTGGTCCTTATCATGCGGTGTGGCCCAAAGATTGCTGTGTCGTGAGCAAGGATACCAGCGTTTGTGAAGGTGATGACATCTTTGTGCTTATGGGTACAAACCTAGCTCTTATTCAGCATATCGAGAATGAAGCCGAGGTCAGATTTGAACTGGGGTACATGGCGTATACTGGGGACATTGACAGCATAACTACAGCTTCACAGAAGCTCGCAAAATATCTATCGAGGCTCCCGAGGAGGGTTGTAGACCTCGGTTGGCTTACTAACAGCTCAGGCAAGAAcctagaaaaaaagataacGCAGCAATACACATTGACAGATGTCGTGTTAATTGTCGCGCATGCAGCTACTCACCACAACCACTGGAGCCAAGATCTTTAA
- a CDS encoding uncharacterized protein (EggNog:ENOG41), which produces MPYFEVHHSYPLTSEQQQEIASAITNLHATTFTTPSLFVHVQFTKSDESGSTVHFMAGTRRSAQTNRIIGIVRTSAKRTKADFDRLAKRIENIWYSALGVRFDESTQQLPPNEEGKRLALVGFTPLLHVREWGLGAPEAGKEGEWMKELLPYMQRIAEAGNKDVAVKEIALNSMAEIAMMRAIENRIEQKTATYIQALMFVVA; this is translated from the exons ATGCCTTACTTCGAGGTCCACCACTCTTACCCGCTCAccagcgagcagcagcaggagatAGCTTCAGCCATCACCAATCTACATGCCACCACCTTTACCACCCCATCTTTGTTTGTTCATGTGCAGTTTACAAAATCAGATGAAAGTGGCAGCACCGTTCATTTCATGGCCGGAACTCGTCGCTCTGCGCAGACAAATCGCATTATCGGCATCGTTCGCACCTCAGCCAAGCGAACAAAAGCAGACTTTGATCGACTCGCGAAGCGTATTGAAAATATCTGGTACTCCGCTCTTGGTGTGAGATTCGACGAATCTACCCAGCAGCTTCCACCTaatgaagagggaaagagaCTTGCCTTGGTGGGATTCACCCCATTACTGCATGTCCGTGAGTGGGGCTTGGGAGCTCCTGAGGCTGGAAAGGAAGGCGAGTGGATGAAAGAACTGCTTCCTTATATGCAGAGAATTGCTGAAGCTGGAAATAAGGATGTGGCCG TGAAGGAAATTGCTCTTAATTCCATGGCGGAAATAGCCATGATGAGAGCCATCGAAAACAGAATCGAGCAGAAGACGGCCACCTACATTCAAGCATTGATGTTTGTGGTGGCATAA
- a CDS encoding uncharacterized protein (CAZy:GH51~SECRETED:SignalP(1-20)) — MRYNISRLFALLGIASTAHAVTLTVSTAQGNATSPILYGLLYEDVYHSGDGGLYSELIQNRAFQGTSVFNNQGPYQTLQYWHTRGSDTLTLDNQAPLLTSALPWQMRVDVANGATGATGFWNEGYAGMNITTATRYAANFYLRGNYKGQILAAFWSNTTNSMLGSTTFQVDQTEANGWVPYAQTFTTQFSAPDEKNTFHLTFDGASTAGQSLRFQMISVFQQTYKNSNNGLRMDLAEALNELGGKFLRFPGGNNLEGIASPYRWKWNETIGPIINRPGRPGTWGYVNTDGLGLLEMMQWCIDMNLEPLLAVWGGLYLDGEIISEADIGAYVEDVLNELEFLLGPSTSHWGSVRASLGYPNPFTINYIEISNEDFLNGGIPSYVGYRFNAFHDAIKNAYPNMKIISSIWSGYFTNPSMPAGVIQDLHDYLSVDDMVSKFNGYDHAPRNQPVLVGEYAAIYDAEHTNPNQLDNPTLQSATSEAVYFLGLERNSDVIVGICHGALIKSLHDEPDNVAIIKHTPNALVRSMSYYVSKLFFTNVGTQTAAVSGNVGYGPLYWSATKNDAGTYFVKIVNYNGAASTPVTVVIPGKTGVATLKTVTAPDQYSTNSLGNTQSVWTETQVTGSGGQYSFTLTGNYVNAVLVV; from the exons ATGCGATACAACATTTCTAGGCTATTCGCCTTACTGGGCATTGCGTCCACTGCTCATGCTGTGACCCTTACAGTATCCACTGCGCAAGGCAATGCAACTAGTCCTATCTTGTATGGCCTTCTATATGAG GATGTCTATCACTCTGGCGATGGAGGTCTATACTCAGAGCTAATCCAGAATCGTGCCTTTCAAGGCACTTCTGTGTTCAATAACCAGGGCCCGTATCAGACTCTTCAGTATTGGCACACCAGGGGATCGGATACTCTGACTCTCGATAATCAGGCGCCACTGTTAACCAGTGCTCTCCCTTGGCAGATGCGTGTAGATGTCGCAAACGGAGCAACTGGCGCAACTGGCTTCTGGAACGAAGGGTATGCAGGCATGAATATAACAACCGCCACTCGCTATGCAGCCAATTTCTACCTCCGAGGCAATTACAAGGGGCAAATCTTGGCCGCTTTCTGGAGCAATACAACAAACTCTATGCTTGGCAGCACCACCTTTCAAGTCGACCAAACAGAGGCCAATGGCTGGGTCCCTTATGCGCAAACTTTCACCACGCAATTTTCTGCACCAGATGAGAAAAATACGTTCCACCTAACCTTTGATGGTGCCAGTACTGCAGGTCAAAGCCTCCGTTTCCAGATGATTAGTGTTTTCCAGCAGACGTACAAGAACTCAAACAATGGACTTCGGATGGACCTTGCCGAGGCTCTCAATGAACTAGGTGGCAAGTTTCTTCGCTTCCCAGGAGGCAACAACCTGGAAGGAATTGCTTCTCCGTATAGGTGGAAATGGAATGAAACAATTGGGCCAATCATCAACCGTCCTGGACGTCCGGGAACATGGGGCTATGTCAATACCGATGGCCTCGGGCTTTTGGAAATGATGCAG TGGTGCATTGACATGAATCTCGAACCGTTACTGGCTGTTTGGGGCGGGCTGTATCTGGACGGCGAGATTATCTCCGAAGCAGACATAGGAGCATATGTCGAAGATGTTCTCAACGAGCTGGAGTTTCTTTTG GGCCCATCAACCTCACATTGGGGCAGCGTTAGGGCTTCGCTGGGTTACCCAAATCCCTTTACAATCAACTACATCGAAATTAGCAACGAAGATTTCCTCAACGGCGGTATCCCAAGCTATGTCG GCTATCGCTTTAACGCGTTCCACGACGCCATCAAGAATGCGTACCCGAATATGAAGATCATTTCGTCCATTTGGTCCGGGTATTTCACCAACCCCTCTATGCCTGCTGGCGTCATTCAGGACCTCCATGATTATCTCTCCGTGGATGATATGGTCAGCAAGTTTAATGGCTACGACCACGCCCCTCGCAATCAGCCTGTCCTGGTGGGTGAATACGCTGCCATCTACGACGCAGAGCACACCAACCCAAACCAGCTAGATAACCCAACATTGCAATCGGCAACGTCCGAGGCTGTTTATTTTCTGGGCCTTGAGAGAAACTCGGATGTCATTGTTGGAATATGCCATGGCGCACTGATCAAGAGTCTCCATGACGAGCCAGACAacgtcgccatcatcaaacaCACTCCTAATGCTCTCGTCCGATCCATGAGTTACTACGTATCtaagctcttcttcaccaacgTTGGCACACAGACCGCCGCAGTCTCTGGGAATGTGGGGTATGGGCCACTGTACTGGTCTGCGACGAAAAATGATGCGGGAACGTACTTTGTGAAGATTGTCAACTATAATGGCGCAGCTTCAACTCCGGTCACAGTGGTCATTCCAGGGAAGACGGGAGTCGCAACTTTGAAGACTGTAACTGCTCCAGATCAATACAGTACCAATTCGCTTGGGAATACGCAGAGTGTTTGGACCGAGACGCAGGTAACAGGATCTGGAGGACAGTATTCGTTTACCCTTACAGGAAACTATGTCAATGCTGTTTTGGTTGTGTAA